In Archaeoglobus profundus DSM 5631, the sequence AAAGCGTAAAGCTCCTCGAAGAAGAGGTACCTCTTGGCTACGATCTTCCATCTGAATCCCCTCTTTTCAATCTTTTCGAAGACGTGCGGAACATTGAATGACGAAACTATTAGTATTATTCTACCCCTTTCATCCAAAACATCTCTCACCAAATCCAAAAATCTGCAAATAACTTCAATGCCCCCTTTACCACCATCTATAGCTTTCTCAAGCCAGTCACCCTTCCTTTCAATCTCATCGAGCTCCAAGTATGGCGGGTTAAAAAGAATGAGTGTAAACTTCTTCCTAATCCCCTTAACGAGATCAGTCCTAACGACATCGATCCCCTTTTCCCTAGCCATTTTGCATGCAAATGGGTTTATATCTGTCGCAAGCAAAAACTGACATTTCTCCTTAATTTTTTCTGCGACAAAACCGCTCCCGACACCTACCTCCAAAACCTCATCATCTTCTCTAACTTCTCTCAAAGCTACTTCAAGCAAGAGTTCCGAATCTTCTGCCGGCGGATATACGGTATCTAACGTAAAATCCATCCTCTCTCTCTTCATATCCCTCAATCTCCGCATCCAAATCGGAAAGCCAAATCAAGTCTTCGAAGTAGTCGTAAAGTCCACACGAGTAATAAAGAATTCTACCGCTGAATTTCACAATGAAGTAATTTTCTCCCTTCTCAACTAACTCAGCCCTAACTTCAGGCTCATGAATTCTGTTAAATTTCTTGACAGCTTCCTCGATCATGCTACCTCATCCGCAATCTTTGCATAGACCTTAGCTGGAATTTCTTCAGGTCTTTTGTCTCTATATTCCTCAGGAACTTCTGCCTTATAACCCCTCTCCTTACACCACTCCTCAACTATCTTTCCAAACTTCTTCCTTCTCCTCGAAAATGCAAATCTAACCAAATCCTCAAAAATCTCTTTATTTTCAACAACTACTTCAGGCTCTGGAAATATTCGAACAATGGCAGATTCGACTTTTGGTCTGGGTCTGAAAGCTTTTGGAGGAATGATGTCTAGGATTTCTGCTCTGCAGTAGGCTTTAGCTACAACGCTCAGTCTTCCATACTTCTTGCTACCTTCCCTTGCAACCAATCTTTCCGCAAATTCTTTCTGATACGTAACCACCGCCAACTTGAAGTCATGCTTGAGCAGTTTAAAAGTGAGAGGTGAGGAAATTTGATAAGGTATGTTCGCCACAAACTTGTCAAACTTGGGAAAATCAACCTTCAAAGCATCCCCCTCAATCAGTACAAACCTTCCACTTTCTATCTCATCAGCAAATTTCTCTCTAAGTATCTTACAGAATCTCGAATCGATCTCAATTCCGTAAACTTTCTTCACACTCCTTAGAAGAAGTCTTGTCAAATTACCTAGGCCACATCCAACCTCTAAGACTACATCGTTGTAGCTCAAATCTGCATAGCGAACTATCTTGTAAAGGTACTTTTTGTCTACGAGTATGTGCTGCCCTTTGGATTTTAGGAGTTTCATGCTATCGACCTAGGTACTGCTTCGATGTTAAACTTTTTTAAGGCTATTTCAAGTGCCAAACTGTCCAAAATTAGTTTCTTGCTATACATGATCTTTCCTCGTAACCTTAATTTTAGTTGAATTAACGTAACTTCATGTCAATTTACGCCTTTGCAGAGATGGAGGAGGGAAGAGCTAAGAGAATTTATGCAAGTACGAGGTATCCTTCAAAGCAAATCGGCAATATATTTGCGGATTGCGATGACGAAATCAATTTGAAATACGCTGACGAGTTACCGCTCAGAATTCAGGGTTGCTATGCTCTAGTAGCTTTTCGCCCATCTCACATTCTGCTTTCGAGAGATGTTCTAGCTGGAAAACCCCTTTACTTTGATAACACAACTTTGACGTTCTCCTCATTCAAGCACTACTTCGAAGAGGAGCCTTTAGAGGTT encodes:
- a CDS encoding HemK2/MTQ2 family protein methyltransferase, with product MKRERMDFTLDTVYPPAEDSELLLEVALREVREDDEVLEVGVGSGFVAEKIKEKCQFLLATDINPFACKMAREKGIDVVRTDLVKGIRKKFTLILFNPPYLELDEIERKGDWLEKAIDGGKGGIEVICRFLDLVRDVLDERGRIILIVSSFNVPHVFEKIEKRGFRWKIVAKRYLFFEELYALKIESL
- the rsmA gene encoding 16S rRNA (adenine(1518)-N(6)/adenine(1519)-N(6))-dimethyltransferase RsmA; the protein is MKLLKSKGQHILVDKKYLYKIVRYADLSYNDVVLEVGCGLGNLTRLLLRSVKKVYGIEIDSRFCKILREKFADEIESGRFVLIEGDALKVDFPKFDKFVANIPYQISSPLTFKLLKHDFKLAVVTYQKEFAERLVAREGSKKYGRLSVVAKAYCRAEILDIIPPKAFRPRPKVESAIVRIFPEPEVVVENKEIFEDLVRFAFSRRRKKFGKIVEEWCKERGYKAEVPEEYRDKRPEEIPAKVYAKIADEVA